In one window of Desulfurella amilsii DNA:
- a CDS encoding SAM hydrolase/SAM-dependent halogenase family protein, with protein sequence MRTVVFLSDFGYLDPYVGIVKGAIKSSCNVEIIDLSHNIDSFKLKSAQFILKHSYKYFPEGSIFLVVVDPEVGSFARPIVVKRKNYTFVGRDNGILTFDNDFKVFSVDEGFKDVSATFHARDVFAKIVCKIINKKINLTKIESFEKFNIEEVVFSKDEQKGEVLWIDKFGNIITNIKTNSNNYELVINGFTIEKKAQYYAEFKESFFAIEGSFGFLEIAKYQDSAAKILNVKIGNNVIVRSKNESNN encoded by the coding sequence ATGCGAACGGTAGTGTTTTTATCGGATTTTGGCTATCTTGATCCTTATGTAGGAATTGTAAAAGGCGCAATAAAGTCTAGCTGTAATGTTGAAATTATTGATTTATCACATAATATAGATTCTTTTAAGTTAAAAAGTGCTCAGTTTATTTTAAAGCATTCTTATAAGTATTTTCCAGAAGGTAGTATTTTTTTGGTTGTGGTTGATCCTGAAGTGGGCTCTTTTGCAAGACCTATTGTTGTTAAAAGAAAAAATTATACATTTGTAGGCAGAGATAACGGTATTCTAACATTTGACAATGATTTTAAAGTATTTAGCGTCGATGAAGGATTTAAAGATGTATCTGCTACATTCCATGCAAGGGATGTATTTGCAAAAATTGTTTGCAAGATTATTAATAAAAAAATTAATTTGACAAAAATTGAATCTTTTGAAAAATTTAACATTGAGGAGGTGGTTTTTAGCAAAGATGAGCAAAAAGGTGAAGTTTTATGGATAGACAAATTTGGTAATATCATTACAAATATTAAGACTAACTCTAACAATTATGAGTTGGTTATAAATGGTTTTACTATAGAAAAGAAAGCCCAATACTATGCTGAGTTTAAGGAATCTTTTTTTGCTATAGAGGGGTCTTTTGGTTTCTTGGAAATTGCAAAATATCAAGATAGTGCAGCCAAAATACTAAACGTTAAAATTGGCAATAATGTTATAGTAAGGAGTAAAAATGAGAGCAATAATTAG
- a CDS encoding metal ABC transporter substrate-binding protein — protein MRKVLLSFLFIIMFVQYTFAKPLVVTSTYILSSLVNQIAQNKVDTAFIVPENANPHFFNPTPKDIQELAKSNLFISVGYGFEFWFDKVKNNIKGKTLILSDYHKNPIGKKTLSGKIIANPHIWLDVDFVKNTAVYAIADNLCKIDTKNCSFFMNNAKNLSQEISHIQNDYKKLFKNKNICIVEVDPAFDYFLRSFGKQPCAKMLQEGSGELTLTSFKQLDNCKCKKGIVVYAFRAKQAKVIAQEKHYKDVYLSPLGNSKDNRLNSYIKLLQYNLNTIKNAVND, from the coding sequence ATGAGGAAAGTTTTACTTTCTTTTTTGTTTATAATTATGTTTGTTCAATACACTTTTGCAAAACCACTTGTTGTTACAAGCACATATATTCTAAGCTCACTAGTTAATCAAATTGCACAAAATAAGGTTGATACAGCATTTATTGTTCCAGAAAACGCAAATCCCCATTTTTTTAACCCAACACCAAAAGATATTCAAGAGTTGGCTAAATCAAACCTCTTTATAAGCGTTGGGTATGGTTTTGAGTTTTGGTTTGATAAAGTAAAAAATAATATTAAAGGTAAAACATTGATTTTATCCGATTATCATAAAAATCCTATAGGCAAAAAAACTTTATCGGGTAAAATCATCGCCAATCCTCATATTTGGCTTGATGTGGATTTTGTAAAAAATACAGCCGTCTATGCCATTGCAGATAATTTGTGCAAAATAGATACCAAAAATTGCTCGTTTTTCATGAATAATGCCAAAAACTTGAGTCAAGAAATTTCACATATACAAAATGATTACAAAAAGCTGTTCAAGAATAAAAACATCTGCATAGTTGAGGTTGATCCAGCATTTGATTACTTTTTAAGAAGCTTTGGAAAACAGCCATGTGCAAAGATGTTACAAGAAGGATCAGGTGAATTAACACTTACAAGCTTTAAGCAACTAGATAACTGCAAATGTAAAAAAGGTATCGTTGTTTACGCTTTTAGAGCAAAGCAAGCAAAAGTGATAGCCCAAGAAAAACACTATAAAGACGTTTATTTAAGCCCTCTTGGTAATTCAAAAGATAACAGATTAAACAGTTATATAAAACTGCTTCAGTATAATTTAAACACTATAAAAAACGCTGTAAATGATTGA
- a CDS encoding 4-hydroxy-3-methylbut-2-enyl diphosphate reductase: MKIRIAQNAGFCYGVRRAIKIADEALEKNKSIYSLGPIIHNPQVVSEYEKKGLKVVESIDEAKNAILIRSHGIPPQIYKLINKKKLECIDATCPFVKEAQDYAKQLYEEGYFVVIIGDKNHPEVQAHIAYANYQAQVINSKEEAKNIQAQKIGVVSQTTQSVDNFVSIVSELVKKAKEIRIFNTICDATEKRQESAKELAQISDIMIVIGGKNSANTRKLFEICLNFCKKVYYIETKEELKKEWFYNVKNVGITAGASTPSWLIDDVIQAIESIDNDIH, encoded by the coding sequence ATGAAAATCAGAATTGCTCAAAATGCTGGGTTTTGTTACGGTGTGAGAAGGGCGATAAAAATCGCAGACGAAGCTTTAGAAAAAAACAAATCAATTTACAGCTTAGGTCCAATTATACACAACCCTCAAGTAGTAAGCGAATACGAAAAAAAAGGGTTGAAAGTAGTAGAAAGTATCGATGAAGCAAAAAATGCCATCTTAATCAGATCTCATGGCATACCACCTCAAATCTACAAGCTTATTAATAAAAAAAAACTGGAGTGCATTGATGCCACCTGCCCCTTTGTAAAAGAAGCTCAGGATTATGCAAAACAATTGTACGAAGAAGGCTACTTTGTTGTAATAATAGGGGATAAAAATCACCCTGAAGTCCAGGCACATATTGCTTATGCAAATTATCAGGCACAGGTTATAAACTCTAAAGAAGAGGCAAAAAACATTCAAGCTCAAAAAATTGGTGTTGTATCACAAACTACACAATCTGTGGATAATTTTGTTTCAATTGTGTCCGAACTTGTAAAAAAAGCAAAAGAAATAAGAATATTTAATACAATATGCGATGCAACGGAAAAAAGACAAGAGTCTGCCAAAGAGCTAGCACAAATTTCAGATATTATGATCGTCATTGGGGGCAAAAATTCTGCAAACACACGCAAACTATTCGAAATATGTCTTAATTTTTGCAAAAAAGTCTATTACATAGAAACAAAAGAAGAACTCAAAAAAGAATGGTTTTATAATGTAAAAAATGTTGGTATAACAGCTGGCGCAAGTACACCCTCATGGCTTATTGATGATGTTATACAAGCCATTGAAAGTATAGACAATGACATACATTGA
- a CDS encoding inositol monophosphatase family protein produces MTYIDFFKELGKQIIALNRYFGNKIASQEFETNPFGDVSVFIDKKAQEIIVESIIKQSIKCSLLSEESGFMDFGQKYPLFIVDPIDGSLNAKRGIPYSAFSIALAYSQTSDSMTEAYVLNLSNSDEFFAIKDKGTFLNNEPIQKLSIASEIASIEGIKRQTSLDDLKNIFKSFHRIRSMGSVALDLCYLGLGSIDVFFHIQPSRIIDYAAAKLIIEETGGGVFEWGSKTPYIAPIDTSKDKPFWALSDIKKLDYFYNKIYSGGVV; encoded by the coding sequence ATGACATACATTGATTTTTTTAAAGAGCTTGGAAAACAAATAATAGCACTTAATAGGTATTTTGGAAATAAAATAGCAAGTCAAGAATTTGAAACAAATCCATTTGGTGATGTTAGCGTATTTATTGATAAAAAAGCGCAGGAAATTATTGTTGAATCAATAATAAAACAATCAATAAAATGCTCTTTGCTAAGTGAAGAGAGCGGTTTTATGGATTTTGGCCAAAAGTATCCACTGTTTATTGTTGACCCCATAGATGGAAGCCTTAATGCTAAAAGAGGCATACCATACAGTGCTTTTTCTATTGCGCTAGCTTATTCCCAAACAAGCGACTCCATGACAGAAGCGTATGTGCTAAATTTATCAAACTCAGATGAATTTTTTGCAATTAAAGACAAAGGGACATTTCTAAATAACGAACCTATACAAAAGCTTTCAATTGCAAGTGAAATTGCTTCAATCGAAGGCATAAAACGCCAGACAAGCCTGGATGATTTAAAAAATATTTTTAAAAGTTTCCACCGCATAAGGTCTATGGGAAGTGTAGCGCTTGATTTGTGCTACCTAGGTCTTGGCAGCATTGATGTTTTTTTTCACATACAGCCATCAAGAATAATAGATTATGCTGCAGCCAAGCTCATCATAGAAGAAACAGGCGGGGGCGTGTTTGAGTGGGGTTCTAAGACACCCTATATAGCTCCTATTGATACAAGCAAGGATAAACCTTTTTGGGCACTTTCTGATATTAAAAAACTAGACTACTTCTACAATAAAATTTATTCAGGGGGTGTTGTATGA